From Acidobacteriota bacterium, a single genomic window includes:
- a CDS encoding signal peptidase I, whose translation MLGAGFGCVFFVIYAALIVLIIASLWKIFVKAGKPGWAAIVPIYNIIVLLEIVGRPLWWIVLLLIPCVNIVAAIMLTLDLAKSFGKEIGFAIGMIILPFIFYPMLAFGSATYRGPAVRA comes from the coding sequence ATGCTCGGAGCCGGATTCGGCTGCGTGTTCTTCGTGATCTACGCCGCGCTCATCGTCCTGATCATCGCCAGCTTGTGGAAGATCTTCGTCAAGGCGGGCAAGCCCGGCTGGGCCGCGATCGTCCCGATTTACAACATCATCGTGCTGCTGGAAATCGTGGGCCGGCCGCTGTGGTGGATCGTGCTGCTGCTCATCCCCTGCGTCAACATCGTGGCCGCCATCATGCTCACCCTGGACCTGGCCAAATCGTTCGGCAAGGAGATCGGTTTCGCCATCGGCATGATCATCCTGCCGTTCATTTTCTACCCGATGCTGGCGTTCGGCAGCGCCACGTACCGCGGCCCGGCCGTGCGCGCGTAG